The Sphingomonas sp. So64.6b genome includes a region encoding these proteins:
- a CDS encoding glutathione S-transferase family protein: protein MSDLTLTTYDWVPEAPRGFVRDIRLRWALEEAGLPYRVESVPFADRNAEHFAHQPFGQVPWLTDGDISIFESGAGLLHIARKSEKLMPRDPAGEAHTLQWTIAALNSVEMVSVPWWYLEVTGAKDNQLTGWLEGRLDHMEGILKDREWLVADRFTVADLLMADVLRVAKVRSFGNRTATESYVTRITERPSFKKAHADQMAHFAKGEPPAVAT, encoded by the coding sequence ATGAGCGACCTGACCCTCACCACCTATGACTGGGTTCCCGAAGCGCCGCGTGGCTTTGTACGCGACATCAGGCTGCGCTGGGCGCTGGAGGAAGCCGGGCTGCCTTATCGCGTCGAGAGCGTACCATTCGCCGACCGCAACGCCGAGCATTTCGCCCACCAACCCTTCGGCCAGGTGCCATGGCTGACCGATGGCGACATCTCGATCTTCGAGAGCGGCGCGGGGCTGCTGCATATCGCCCGAAAAAGCGAAAAACTCATGCCGCGCGATCCTGCCGGAGAAGCCCATACGCTGCAATGGACGATCGCCGCGCTCAACTCGGTCGAGATGGTTTCAGTCCCCTGGTGGTACCTGGAAGTGACCGGCGCCAAGGACAACCAGCTGACCGGCTGGTTGGAAGGCCGCCTCGACCACATGGAGGGCATCCTGAAGGATCGGGAATGGCTGGTTGCCGACCGCTTCACTGTCGCGGACCTGCTGATGGCCGATGTTCTTCGCGTGGCAAAGGTTCGTTCGTTCGGAAATCGAACGGCGACGGAATCCTATGTGACGCGGATCACGGAGCGTCCGTCATTCAAGAAGGCCCATGCCGACCAGATGGCGCATTTTGCCAAGGGGGAGCCGCCCGCCGTCGCTACTTAG
- the guaA gene encoding glutamine-hydrolyzing GMP synthase, translating into MTQALDSISPDSILIVDFGSQVTQLIARRVREAGVYSEIAPFQSAEAAFERMQPKGIILSGSPASVLDADSPRVPQVILDSGLPILGICYGQQVLMAQLGGIVTLGDSGEFGHAVIEVSDRCSLFDGLWAEGESHQVWMSHGDKVTALAPGFRPVAASPGAPFAVIADDDRRFYAMQFHPEVVHTPDGAKLICNFVRHVCGLNGDWTMAGFRAAKIEEIRKQVGTGRVICGLSGGVDSSVAAVLIHEAIGDQLTCVFVDHGLLRAGEADQVVGLFRNHYNIPLVHVNAEALFMNGLAGVTDPEAKRKFIGATFIDVFEAEAKKIGGAAFLAQGTLYPDVIESVSFTGGPSVTIKSHHNVGGLPERMNMQLVEPLRELFKDEVRVLGRELGLTDAFVGRHPFPGPGLAIRIPGEVTRERCDILRKADAIYLEEIRNAGLYDAIWQAFAVLLPVRTVGVMGDGRTYDFVLALRAVTSTDGMTAAAYQFPGDFLPRVATRIVNEVKGINRVTYDYTSKPPGTIEWE; encoded by the coding sequence ATGACACAGGCCCTCGACTCCATTTCGCCCGACTCGATCCTCATCGTCGATTTCGGCAGCCAGGTGACCCAGCTCATCGCCCGCCGTGTGCGCGAAGCGGGGGTCTATAGCGAGATCGCGCCGTTCCAGTCCGCCGAAGCGGCTTTCGAGCGGATGCAGCCCAAGGGCATCATCCTGTCGGGCAGCCCGGCTTCAGTGCTCGACGCGGACAGCCCACGCGTGCCGCAAGTGATACTCGACAGCGGCCTGCCGATCCTTGGCATCTGTTACGGCCAGCAAGTATTGATGGCACAGCTGGGCGGCATCGTCACCCTGGGCGACAGCGGCGAGTTCGGCCATGCGGTGATCGAGGTGAGCGATCGCTGTTCGTTGTTCGATGGTCTGTGGGCGGAGGGTGAAAGCCATCAGGTCTGGATGAGCCACGGCGACAAGGTGACCGCGCTCGCCCCCGGTTTCCGTCCGGTCGCGGCAAGCCCCGGTGCGCCCTTTGCGGTGATCGCCGATGACGATCGGCGCTTTTATGCGATGCAGTTCCACCCAGAGGTGGTGCACACCCCCGATGGCGCCAAGCTGATCTGCAATTTCGTGCGTCATGTCTGCGGCTTGAATGGCGACTGGACGATGGCGGGCTTCCGCGCCGCCAAGATCGAGGAAATCCGCAAGCAGGTCGGTACCGGCCGGGTGATCTGCGGACTGTCCGGCGGAGTCGATTCATCGGTCGCCGCAGTGTTGATCCATGAAGCGATCGGTGATCAGCTGACGTGCGTATTCGTCGACCATGGCCTGCTCCGCGCGGGAGAGGCCGATCAGGTCGTCGGCCTGTTCCGCAATCACTATAATATTCCGCTGGTCCATGTGAACGCCGAGGCGCTGTTCATGAATGGCCTGGCCGGCGTCACCGATCCCGAAGCCAAGCGCAAGTTCATCGGCGCGACCTTTATCGACGTGTTCGAGGCGGAGGCGAAGAAGATCGGCGGCGCGGCGTTCCTCGCCCAGGGTACGCTGTACCCGGACGTGATCGAGAGCGTCAGCTTCACCGGCGGCCCGTCGGTAACGATCAAGAGCCACCACAATGTCGGCGGCCTGCCCGAACGCATGAACATGCAACTGGTCGAGCCGCTGCGCGAGCTGTTCAAGGACGAGGTCCGTGTGCTTGGCCGCGAGCTTGGCCTGACCGACGCGTTTGTCGGGCGGCATCCTTTCCCCGGGCCGGGCCTCGCGATCCGCATTCCCGGCGAGGTGACGCGCGAGCGTTGCGACATATTGCGCAAGGCCGACGCGATCTACCTTGAGGAGATTCGCAATGCCGGGCTGTATGATGCGATCTGGCAGGCCTTTGCGGTGCTGCTGCCGGTGCGCACGGTCGGTGTGATGGGCGACGGGCGGACATATGACTTCGTCCTGGCGTTGCGCGCCGTGACGTCGACCGACGGCATGACCGCCGCAGCCTATCAATTCCCCGGCGATTTCCTGCCCCGCGTGGCGACGCGGATCGTCAATGAGGTGAAGGGCATCAACCGCGTCACCTACGACTATACGTCGAAGCCGCCCGGCACGATCGAGTGGGAGTGA
- a CDS encoding prolyl oligopeptidase family serine peptidase, with amino-acid sequence MTAAPSYPETRRVDQVDEQFGVKVADPYRWLENDVRTDKDVAAWVAAENKVTNAYLATLPGRDVFKARIKQLLDYERFGVPQKKGGHYFYSRNSGLQNQAVLYVRDSLNGEGRVLIDPNTWSKDGATALGEWVPSEDGSKILYSIQDGGTDWRTVKILDVATGTIAADAVEWVKFSNLAWAKDGSGFYYSRFPAATGDQKFQALNEDQAVYFHKLGTAQTADTLIYATPETPKRNHQAQVTDDGKWLIVTTTEGTDNRYEITVVDLTAPKPAPRTIFKGLENEWSFAGNQGFNFFWVTNKDAPRMRIVSTNLAARSAVPPVHEVVPQDKAVLEGAAILGGKLIASYLVDVKTEIRRYTLDGKSDGVVPLPGIGAAGGFGGDADDPETFYSFTSFATPATVYRYDVKTGKSTPWAAPKVAFDPSLYDVSQRFYASKDGTRIPMFVVRRKDVTGPAPTLLYAYGGFNVSIDPSFSATRLAWMEQGGVLAVANIRGGGEYGKEWHDGGRLANKQNVFDDFIAAGEYLKAQGITSKDGLAIQGGSNGGLLVGAVTNQRPDLFAAALPAVGVMDMLRFDRWTAGRYWVDDYGYPSKEADFKTLYAYSPYHNIRSGKPYPAVLVATADTDDRVVPGHSFKYTAALQAADIGDRPHLARIETRAGHGSGKPTDKVIEEAADNWAFAAKWTGLTVKPVQ; translated from the coding sequence TTCGGGGTCAAGGTTGCCGATCCCTATCGCTGGCTGGAAAACGACGTCCGCACCGACAAGGATGTGGCGGCGTGGGTCGCGGCGGAGAACAAGGTCACCAACGCCTATCTCGCGACATTGCCTGGCCGCGACGTCTTCAAGGCGCGGATCAAGCAGCTGCTCGATTATGAGCGCTTCGGCGTGCCGCAGAAAAAGGGCGGCCATTATTTCTACAGCCGCAACAGCGGCCTGCAGAACCAGGCGGTACTTTACGTCCGCGACAGTTTGAACGGCGAAGGCCGCGTGCTGATCGACCCCAATACATGGTCGAAGGATGGCGCGACCGCACTCGGCGAATGGGTGCCTTCCGAAGATGGCAGCAAAATCCTCTATTCGATCCAGGACGGCGGCACGGACTGGCGCACGGTAAAGATACTTGACGTCGCCACCGGCACTATTGCGGCCGATGCGGTCGAATGGGTCAAATTCTCCAACCTCGCCTGGGCCAAAGATGGATCGGGTTTCTATTATTCGCGCTTTCCCGCAGCGACCGGCGACCAGAAATTCCAGGCGCTGAACGAGGATCAGGCGGTCTATTTCCATAAGCTCGGCACGGCGCAGACCGCAGACACGCTGATCTATGCGACGCCCGAGACGCCCAAGCGCAACCACCAGGCGCAGGTGACGGACGACGGCAAATGGTTGATTGTCACGACGACCGAAGGTACCGACAATCGCTACGAGATTACCGTCGTCGACCTGACCGCGCCGAAGCCTGCGCCGCGTACGATCTTCAAGGGGTTGGAGAATGAATGGTCGTTCGCCGGCAATCAGGGTTTCAACTTCTTCTGGGTGACCAACAAGGATGCGCCGCGCATGCGCATCGTCTCGACCAATCTGGCCGCGCGCTCGGCCGTGCCGCCGGTCCATGAAGTCGTGCCCCAAGATAAGGCCGTGCTCGAAGGTGCCGCGATCCTCGGCGGCAAGCTGATCGCGTCCTATCTCGTCGACGTGAAGACCGAAATCCGACGTTACACGCTCGACGGCAAATCCGACGGCGTGGTGCCGTTGCCCGGAATCGGCGCGGCCGGCGGTTTCGGCGGTGACGCCGACGACCCCGAAACATTTTATTCGTTCACCAGCTTCGCGACCCCAGCGACGGTCTATCGCTATGATGTGAAGACGGGGAAATCGACGCCTTGGGCGGCACCCAAGGTGGCGTTCGACCCATCGCTCTACGATGTGTCGCAACGCTTCTATGCGTCGAAGGACGGCACCAGGATCCCGATGTTCGTCGTCAGGCGCAAGGACGTGACGGGGCCCGCGCCGACATTGCTGTACGCTTATGGCGGGTTCAACGTGTCGATCGACCCATCCTTCTCAGCGACGCGGCTTGCCTGGATGGAGCAGGGCGGCGTGCTCGCGGTGGCGAACATCCGTGGCGGCGGCGAGTATGGCAAGGAATGGCACGATGGCGGGCGCCTCGCTAACAAACAGAATGTGTTCGACGATTTCATCGCGGCGGGCGAATATCTGAAGGCGCAAGGCATCACGTCGAAGGACGGACTGGCGATCCAGGGCGGCTCGAACGGCGGCCTGCTTGTTGGTGCGGTGACCAATCAGCGGCCCGATCTGTTCGCGGCGGCGCTGCCGGCGGTCGGCGTGATGGACATGCTGCGATTCGATCGCTGGACGGCGGGGCGGTATTGGGTCGATGATTATGGCTATCCGTCGAAAGAGGCCGATTTCAAGACGCTCTATGCCTATTCGCCCTACCACAACATCAGGAGCGGCAAGCCTTACCCGGCGGTCCTGGTCGCGACCGCGGACACCGACGACCGCGTGGTGCCGGGGCACAGCTTCAAATACACCGCCGCGCTGCAAGCGGCCGATATCGGCGACCGGCCGCACCTTGCGCGTATCGAAACGCGCGCCGGGCATGGCAGCGGCAAACCGACCGACAAGGTGATCGAAGAGGCGGCCGACAATTGGGCCTTCGCCGCGAAATGGACCGGGTTGACGGTCAAGCCGGTGCAGTGA